A single Drechmeria coniospora strain ARSEF 6962 chromosome 03, whole genome shotgun sequence DNA region contains:
- a CDS encoding tryptophanyl-tRNA synthetase, whose amino-acid sequence MHRTIATASRVLSQSRVIFSGIQPTGVPHLGNYVGALRQWVQLQQQEEPDTKLIYSIVDLHAITTPQPPEKLKRCKRESLAALLALGIDPDRCMLFYQSSVSAHSELMWILACTASVGYLSRMTQWKQKLNVAPTTRVEERLVGSKLKLGLLSYPILQAADILVHRATHVPVGHDQHQHLEFARECATNFNHAYAPHLVRPETLTPPVQRIMSLTDPRSKMSKSHNSERSRILITDTPEQIRIKVASALTDSAPSISYDVSTRPGVSNLLQILSVFDTQKRSPQQLAEKYRETHPREFKAMVAKSIVQGLDGIRTRYHKLLNCDSAYLDDIEASGAQRARQNAEETMQLVRSAVGL is encoded by the exons ATGCATCGCACTATTGCTACCGCAAGCAGAGTCCTTTCTCAATCCCGAGTCATTTTCTCGGGCATCCAACCCACAGGCGTCCCTCATCTGGGAAATTATGTTGGTGCACTCCGGCAATGGGTTCAGCTTCAACAACAGGAAGAACCTGATACGAAGCTGATATACTCTATTGTCGACCTCCATGCCATCACTACACCTCAACCCCCCGAGAAACTCAAACGATGCAAGAGAGAATCGCTTGCCGCACTATtggccctcggcatcgacccgGACCGCTGCATGCTCTTTTATCAATCCTCA GTTTCTGCTCATTCGGAGCTCATGTGGATTCTCGCCTGTACCGCCTCTGTTGGCTACCTTTCTAGGATGACTCAATGGAAG CAAAAGCTTAACGTCGCCCCAACGACCCGGGTTGAAGAGCGGCTTGTCGGGTCCAAGCTGAAGCTAGGTCTTCTATCTTACCCTATACTCCAAGCCGCCGACATCCTGGTCCACAG AGCCACGCACGTTCCCGTCGGGCATGACCAGCATCAACATCTTGAATTTGCCCGCGAATGCGCCACCAACTTTAATCACGCATACGCGCCACATCTCGTTCGCCCGGAAACCCTCACTC CTCCGGTGCAACGTATTATGTCTCTCACGGATCCGAGGTCGAAGATGTCCAAGTCGCATAACAGTGAACGGTCGCGAATACTCATTACTGATACGCCAGAGCAGATTCGGATTAAAGTCGCATCAGCCCTAACAGACTCTGCTCCAAGTATTTCCTACGATGTCAGCACCAGGCCTGGTGTATCTAACCTGCTTCAAATCCTGTCTGTCTTCGACACACAGAAACGGAGTCCGCAGCAGCTCGCTGAAAAGTATAGGGAAACTCACCCTCGCGAGTTCAAGGCCATGGTCGCCAAGTCCATCGTCCAGGGTCTCGATGGTATCCGAACCCGGTATCACAAGCTGCTCAACTGCGATAGCGCATACCTCGATGACATCGAGGCAAGTGGAGCACAAAGGGCACGACAAAATGCGGAGGAAACGATGCAACTCGTCAGATCAGCCGTTGGTCTGTAA
- a CDS encoding Armadillo-type fold protein has product MEDVARVDLNVSSKYAFRLIISNRVFSHLGSAGLYNVILQNVSDAASLMAAALSTQTHDDAIRCMQPWVGFAQRVSSQDNYVAGSLRPLVETVFSTLTEDKLFSASAELLVDILSNYPSLMVEEHYEYLADLFTTNWAQQRYQKLLQGDFEVESIQFGQLLLGFGEVKMETLLRKEDGRTQHVLLILCGLLAAKGYPVAKDTIFVPTVEFWSTFAQSATDSVLVDNQAMPSKIVSVVWDAVSNAWQKIEYPPSEEFHQWDSADRVGFADARKDVVDLLQSAYTLVGPSLVTTFVNLTREAMSSSAWLRLEAAAFCLGGLADCGRDDNQFDDGLAQVFLSLSSVLRRTIPSRTRQTCLSLIEHFTDYFERNVADLTSALRLLFSLLLEKSMAASASRSILRLCSACRHHLYPHIHEFLDKYSLITCGGHIDCISSEKVLNAIACVAQAIPDPLLKQSACVKILGFVQNDVHHACELVASTNPVQHPCLGLRCLDGNINEQPGFHIGQRALRSLVGVGKGFKSPADGTIDLNAGNSQRGAQDGLYQLVHSHIIHVIRKLESIFGQNPETIELISGVLRCGFSETEPGPFVLDPDMVAGYLASHTSVTTRIGLLVGTACSFTSSLHCRQLRTRFDYFSNLFLWVVGLLKELQESDPELTQNGIEFATTLLTTEPVTILRPELALAVEYFMPFTLRVLDGKEPLPKGAAADFWSTFVSLDSDDESLQQAVKTSMKTLGPPLVLSLSKNIGGNASRSELDKLSEPVKKLVIRYTGAKEWLQSGLGHPSFPSDKISPEQKALFVERVISLRGQRATNQVIRDFWLLARGSNFAYIT; this is encoded by the exons ATGGAAGATGTCGCCCGGGTCGATTTGAACGTCTCAAGCAAGTATGCTTTCCGTCTCATCATATCCAATCGTGTTTTTTCTCACCTTGGTAGCGCTGGACTCTATAATGTCATTCTGCAAAACGTTTCTGATGCAGCATCTTTGATGGCCGCTGCTCTCTCTACACAAacccacgacgacgccataCGGTGCATGCAG CCCTGGGTTGGGTTTGCTCAGCGAGTATCATCTCAAGACAACTATGTGGCAGGCTCCCTAAGGCCTCTAGTTGAGACCGTATTCTCAACGTTGACCGAAGACAAATTATTTAGTGCATCGGCAGAACTTCTTGTGGACATACTTTCCAACTACCCCTCCCTCATGGTCGAAGAACACTACGAGTATTTGGCGGATCTCTTTACAACAAACTGGGCGCAACAGCGCTACCAGAAGCTACTACAAGGCGACTTTGAGGTTGAGTCTATACAATTTGGGCAACTTCTGCTAGGCTTTGGTGAGGTCAAGATGGAGACACTCTTGCGCAAGGAGGATGGCCGAACCCAGCATGTCCTATTGATCTTGTGCGGCTTGCTTGCTGCAAAGGGTTATCCAGTGGCCAAGGACACGATATTCGTACCCACTGTCGAGTTTTGGTCGACTTTTGCACAGTCTGCGACCGATTCTGTCCTTGTTGATAATCAAGCCATGCCGAGCAAGATCGTGTCCGTCGTTTGGGATGCGGTCTCAAACGCGTGGCAGAAGATCGAGTACCCTCCGTCTGAAGAATTCCACCAGTGGGACTCCGCCGATCGTGTTGGCTTTGCCGATGCGAGAAAGGATGTGGTCGACTTACTACAGTCTGCATACACACTTGTTGGGCCAAGCCTGGTTACCACCTTTGTGAATCTGACACGAGAAGCAATGTCAAGTTCTGCCTGGCTGCGACTTGAGGCTGCTGCATTCTGCCTCGGCGGTCTAGCTGACTGTGGTCGTGATGATAACCAGTTTGACGATGGCCTGGCGCAGGTTTTCTTATCTCTCTCCTCCGTACTGCGCCGAACTATCCCCTCCCGGACGCGACAGACCTGTCTGTCACTCATTGAGCACTTCACAGATTATTTTGAAAGAAACGTCGCTGATCTTACTTCTGCCCTGCGACTCTTGTTTTCGTTGCTTCTTGAGAAGTCCATGGCGGCTTCCGCATCCAGATCAATTTTGCGACTGTGCTCAGCTTGTCGCCATCATCTATACCCACACATTCACGAGTTTTTGGACAAGTACAGCTTGATAACTTGCGGGGGTCACATTGATTGCATTTCTAGCGAAAAGGTCTTGAATGCAATTGCCTGCGTAGCGCAGGCGATCCCCGACCCCCTCCTGAAGCAGAGCGCTTGTGTCAAAATATTGGGTTTTGTTCAGAACGACGTACATCATGCTTGCGAGCTTGTTGCTTCCACAAACCCAGTCCAGCATCCCTGCTTGGGACTTCGTTGCCTTGACGGCAACATTAACGAGCAGCCAGGGTTTCACATTGGCCAGAGGGCGTTAAGGAGCCTTGTCGGTGTTGGCAAGGGCTTTAAGTCGCCTGCTGATGGCACAATAGACCTCAACGCCGGCAACAGCCAGCGGGGGGCGCAAGACGGTTTATATCAATTGGTGCACAGCCATATCATTCATGTGATACGTAAACTGGAGAGCATCTTTGGACAAAATCCCGAGACAATAGAGCTGATCAGTGGCGTTCTTCGCTGTGGATTCTCCGAGACCGAACCTGGCCCATTTGTTCTTGATCCAGATATGGTGGCCGGTTACCTTGCCAGTCACACTTCAGTCACGACAAGGATTGGTCTGCTTGTCGGCACAGCCTGCTCCTTTACAAGCTCGCTGCATTGCCGCCAGTTGCGAACCAGATTTGATTATTTTTCCAATTTGTTTCTTTGGGTTGTCGGGTTACTCAAAGAACTTCAAG AGTCCGACCCCGAACTTACGCAGAATGGCATCGAGTTTGCGACAACACTATTGACCACGGAACCAGTCACTATACTCCGCCCAGAGCTAGCGCTTGCGGTTGAGTATTTCATGCCGTTCACTCTACGAGTGCTTGATGGTAAAGAACCGTTGCCAAAGGGGGCTGCTGCGGATTTCTGG TCTACATTTGTGAGCCTTGACAGCGATGACGAATCTTTGCAACAAGCCGTCAAAACCTCCATGAAAACCCTGGGACCGCCATTGGTCCTGAGTTTATCGAAAAATATTGGTGGCAACGCTTCAAGGAGTGAGCTGGACAAGCTCAGCGAACCCGTGAAGAAGTTGGTGATTCGCTATACCGGTGCAAAGGAGTGGCTCCAGTCTGGACTTGGACATCCATCATTCCCGAGTGATAAGATTAGCCCGGAACAGAAGGCTTTATTTGTGGAACGGGTTATTAG TCTAAGGGGTCAGCGAGCCACGAACCAAGTGATTCGAGATTTCTGGCTCTTAGCTAGGGGTAGCAATTTCGCCTACATTACATAG
- a CDS encoding hypothetical protein (related to ATP phosphoribosyltransferase): protein MDLRNSLGNRLLFAVPKKGRLNQAALNLLEGADIQFRRQHRLDIALVKNHNIALVFLPAADIPIFVGQGRVDLGITGWDQVKEYNAAVHYSGSTPKSSDIKASGCKKLMELGFGDCRLQVQVPEKVGKEDDKYNAAQTSDDLVGKTIGTSFPNLATEFFCKIESEKTSSNVLRENMTTKIIELSGSVEAACALGVADGIVDLVESGETMRAAGLKAIGTVIDSTAVLVQSLTTSEQKLISMIASRIKGVIAAQQYVLCQYNIERTKLPKATSITPGKSAPTVTSLTKEGWVAVSAMVPKKEIATVMDELVFLGATDIIVLDIHNTRTQEQ, encoded by the exons ATGGATCTCCGTAACAG CCTCGGGAACCGTCTTCTCTTCGCAGTGCCCAAGA AGGGCCGGCTGAATCAAGCTGCACTGAATCTACTGGAAGGAGCCGATATCCAGTTCCGTCGCCAGCATCGCCTCGACATCGCATTGGTCAAGAACCATAATATTGCCCTCGTATTCCTACCGGCCGCTGATATACCTATATTTGTTGGCCAGGGCCGTGTTGATCTTGGCATCACCGGTTGGGATCAAGTTAAGGAATACAATGCCGCCGTTCATTACTCTGGCAGTACCCCCAAAAGCTCGGACATTAAGGCCTCAGGATGCAAGAAGCTTATGGAGCTAGGTTTCGGCGACTGTCGGCTCCAAGTCCAAGTCCCCGAAAAAGTTGGCAAAGAAGACGACAAGTATAATGCAGCTCAAACCAGTGACGATCTCGTCGGAAAGACCATTGGCACCAGCTTTCCAAACCTGGCCACCGAATTCTTCTGCAAGATCGAATCTGAGAAAACATCCAGCAATGTCCTACGAGAAAATATGACAACTAAGATTATTGAGCTGAGTGGCAGCGTTGAAGCAGCCTGTGCTTTGGGCGTAGCAGATGGCATTGTTGATCTCGTGG AGTCTGGCGAGACCATGCGAGCGGCAGGCCTTAAGGCTATCGGTACCGTGATCGACTCTACGGCGGTTCTGGTTCAGTCCCTTACTACGTCAGAACAAAAACTAATCAGTATGATCGCATCGCGAATCAAGGGTGTTATTGCAGCGCAGCAGTATGTCCTCTGCCAGTACAATATTGAGCGGACTAAACTTCCCAAGGCAACTTCAATCACACCCGGCAAAAGCGCCCCTACAGTTACTTCTCTTACGAAAGAGGGGTGGGTGGCGGTTAGCGCAATGGTCCCAAAGAAGGAAATTGCTACTGTTATGGATGAACTAGTATTTCTTGGTGCAACAGACATTATTGTTCTCGATATCCACAATACTCGAACGCAGGAGCAATAG
- a CDS encoding tryptophanyl-tRNA synthetase, with translation MDRNADSSHFIFNRLSETATLPKRFLSTDATSVADCEHQLRRPRSLQALHLKPLKREAEFGIPSCDLQLRSFSIQPLEFFADFALRAAYYLGLPSYGPVPLPRITERWTVPRSHFIFKKSQENFERVTLRRMIQIKDGNPETVQLWLAYLRKHQYYGVGMKANFWEFNETDAGHSLNLSESQVQDLSSSWAHLGQMKDIGRRDLMEDLLNTRRVQDAAGLRQPQAPNK, from the exons ATGGACCGCAACGCGGATTCTAGCCACTTC ATTTTCAACAGGCTTTCAGAAACCGCCACTCTTCCGAAGCGATTTTTGTCCACGGATGCTACTTCTGTGGCCGACTGCGAACACCAGCTGCGACGCCCACGATCCCTTCAAGCGCTCCATCTCAAGCCACTGAAGCGTGAGGCTGAATTTGGGATTCCTTCGTGCGACCTACAGCTACGTTCGTTCAGCATTCAGCCACTTGAGTTTTTCGCCGATTTCGCCCTCCGAGCCGCATACTACCTTGGCCTACCCTCGTATGGACCCGTGCCACTCCCACGAATTACCGAGCGATGGACTGTTCCGCGCAGTCATTTTATCTTTAAGAAATCACAGGAAAACTTTGAACGTGTTACGTTACGGCGTATGATTCAGATCAAAGATGGGAATCCAGAAACTGTGCAATTGTGGCTGGCCTATCTAAGGAAGCACCAATACTATGGCGTGGGAATGAAAGCTAACTTTTGGGAATTCAATGAGACGGATGCAGGTCATTCGCTCAATCTTTCCGAGAGCCAGGTGCAGGATCTTAGCTCATCTTGGGCTCACCTGGGGCAAATGAAAGACATTGGTAGGAGAGATTTGATGGAGGATCTGCTCAATACCCGTCGTGTCCAGGACGCTGCCGGGTTGAGGCAGCCACAGGCGCCGAACAAGTAA